In the genome of Cryptomeria japonica chromosome 8, Sugi_1.0, whole genome shotgun sequence, one region contains:
- the LOC131064728 gene encoding uncharacterized protein LOC131064728 produces MLSLFQIMCSKDAVQSEEFAEQKQKDSNDAGLSSVELVPDSSESKASIVDHYIRTFRNGRLMIVQELTSNPRKVKTMDAILGIDKSTPSPGISKRANQGSQKSTPSTGVGTCKDLESQQATCSLNTESQEAIPSPAVKKRKKEESQQDNSSPGIKRHKRLEVQQATPSPGVRKHQIAGSQHKTKSLTILSSQKAKHKYQVSESATEDAPDINDVQEGNFLGKQNGDLIHWNVVDAGRSSKSMQQTFSDGTDDDSMGIFLKDYLKHLKSKKKNKSGSTKPIKVSNKLINNGISCDEFYSGGTNMLSGISSSTKTPVKRKNRSEEEDDETKTGEMMASKDEETLAYFKDKAFRKLKSQRTSLCQAQHQAGFQLNDQEQGVSEVTAPENSGQDIICLESAVMSCTVQLNNKMLQEMTDINIPENSMKTIPTSEISCGKLDSANSSVMRINCQSYAVEEMELEKPKSKRQRFENGSAKLNSEKVPYLVDLVLEPAADDKHTRNATPIDTQKVACGAGLDAANLSVLSEEKYHVGHHRSFSPGTKVQLFSSRANETQDKENGSFIGKPKCNFIDLFEDLAHEKRDKSVIESSQVENTIATSVVDVINAFSACVEHLPTEPLMEQDVRGESFQELPAKLPSARKLMTPYSQERLLQASDFKHDFPNSPSAGCALPQSESDAAHKMNMQYELNDTNSTMRVLDFSSNDAVNGFTFQSSDANGLESPCNDRQSLQVDDFKRVFTKSLPAGCPSQQCKSELDAAEKVDVDSHPCDANSKGFTFQSTDVTGSPRNNKRLVHVEDFRVSFTKSPPPVGSASQPSNSDAANINVVSSDTKSKDFTFQSPDFKRLGNPIVNKSPIRRQNSPFPHRKSPQSRLYNSIPLVADRLGSQTSPLPQRNISENNYLANYREEASPSSTIKSILKSPGICPTACKCDICYSIQSRAEKASAFTQRQMRDIENLANNLLSELNSMRTIVEENLNSEAVRLTVEEMKGAAASALEAEETTKKWIAMMSRDCNRFCQIMQRSVDKKPSFSIDCEKQQKKIIFADEAGKELCHFKIFENDEKEENRQMEDCL; encoded by the exons ATGTTGAGTCTGTTTCAAATTATGTGCTCAAAAGATGCCGTTCAGTCAGAGGAGTTTGCTGAGCAAAAACAAAAGGATTCAAATGATGCTGGGCTGTCATCTGTTGAACTTGTGCCTGATTCAAGCGAATCAAAAGCATCAATTGTGGACCATTACATAAGAACATTTAGAAATGGAAGGCTAATGATAGTACAAGAGTTGACTTCTAACCCTAGGAAAGTTAAGACAATGGATGCCATATTAGGCATAGATAAATCCACCCCTAGCCCTGGAATCAGTAAGCGCGCAAATCAAGGATCTCAAAAATCCACTCCTAGCACTGGAGTTGGGACGTGTAAAGATTTAGAATCTCAACAAGCTACCTGCAGCCTAAATACAGAATCCCAAGAAGCCATCCCCAGCCCTGCAGTCAAAAAGCGTAAAAAAGAAGAATCCCAACAAGACAATTCCAGTCCTGGAATCAAAAGGCACAAACGTTTAGAAGTCCAGCAAGCCACTCCTAGTCCTGGAGTCAGGAAGCATCAAATTGCAGGATCTCAACACAAAACTAAAAGTTTGACAATATTAAGTAGTCAGAAAGCAAAGCACAAATATCAAGTTTCTGAAAGTGCTACAGAGGACGCACCTGATATAAATGATGTCCAAGAAGGGAATTTTTTGGGGAAGCAGAATGGAGACCTTATTCACTGGAATGTTGTTGATGCTGGCAGGTCTTCAAAGAGCATGCAACAAACCTTCAGTGATGGAACTGATGATGATTCGATGGGAATATTTTTGAAAGACTATCTAAAGCATctaaaatcaaagaaaaagaacaaatCCGGTAGCACAAAACCTATCAAAGTTAGCAATAAGTTGATTAATAATGGCATAAGTTGCGATGAGTTTTATTCTGGTGGAACGAATATGCTATCTGGTATAAGCTCCAGTACAAAAACCCCTGTGAAAAGGAAAAATAGGTCTGAAGAGGAAGATGACGAAACTAAAACAGGTGAAATGATGGCTTCCAAAGATGAGGAGACACTGGCATATTTTAAAGACAAGGCATTTAGAAAGTTAAAATCTCAGAGGACTAGTTTATGTCAGGCACAGCACCAAGCCGGTTTTCAATTGAATGACCAGGAGCAAGGGGTGTCTGAAGTTACTGCTCCAGAGAATTCTGGTCAAGATATCATTTGCCTAGAAAGTGCGGTAATGTCATGCACTGTTCAATTGAATAACAAGATGTTACAAGAGATGACTGATATAAATATACCTGAAAATTCTATGAAAACTATTCCTACTTCTGAAATTTCATGTGGTAAATTAGACTCGGCCAATAGTAGTGTGATGAGAATTAATTGCCAAAGCTATGCAGTTGAAGAGATGGAATTGGAGAAACCTAAAAGTAAAAGGCAGCGATTTGAAAATGGTTCTGCTAAGCTGAATTCAGAGAAGGTGCCTTATTTAGTTGATTTGGTCCTTGAACCAGCTGCAGATGACAAACACACAAGAAATGCAACACCTATCGATACTCAAAAAGTTGCTTGCGGGGCTGGATTGGATGCTGCCAACTTGTCAGTTTTGTCCGAAGAAAAATATCATGTAGGTCATCATAGATCTTTTTCACCTGGAACTAAAGTACAATTGTTTTCATCACGTGCCAATGAAACTCAAGATAAGGAGAATGGATCCTTTATTGGAAAGCCAAAATGTAATTTCATTGATCTATTTGAAGATCTAGCACACGAGAAAAGGGACAAGTCTGTGATTGAGAGTTCACAAGTGGAAAACACAATTGCGACATCTGTTGTTGATGTGATCAATGCATTCTCTGCATGTGTTGAACACCTTCCAACAGAGCCACTTATGGAGCAGGATGTTCGTGGTGAATCTTTTCAGGAGCTACCTGCAAAGTTGCCTTCTGCCAGAAAA TTAATGACTCCATACTCACAGGAAAGGCTTCTACAGGCTTCGGACTTCAAACATGATTTCCCAAATTCACCATCTGCAG GATGTGCATTGCCACAAAGTGAATCAGATGCAGCACACAAGATGAATATGCAATACGAATTGAATGACACTAATTCAACAATGAGGGTTTTGGACTTCTCTTCAAATGATGCTGTAAATGGTTTTACTTTTCAAAGTTCAGATGCTAATGGGTTGGAGTCCCCTTGTAACGATAGGCAGTCTCTACAGGTTGATGACTTTAAACGTGTTTTCACAAAGTCATTACCAGCAG GATGTCCATCCCAGCAGTGCAAGTCAGAGTTAGATGCAGCAGAGAAAGTGGACGTGGATTCTCATCCGTGTGATGCTAATTCAAAGGGTTTTACATTTCAAAGTACAGATGTTACAGGGTCCCCTCGTAACAATAAAAGACTTGTGCATGTTGAGGATTTTAGAGTTTCTTTCACAAAGTCACCACCACCTGTAG GAAGTGCATCTCAGCCAAGTAATTCAGATGCAGCTAACATAAATGTGGTTTCATCTGATACAAAATCAAAGGATTTTACTTTTCAAAGTCCAGATTTTAAACGTTTGGGTAATCCTATTGTAAATAAAAGCCCAATACGGCGACAAAATTCCCCTTTTCCACACCGGAAAAGTCCTCAGTCACGCCTTTACAATAGTATCCCATTGGTAGCTGATCGTCTTGGCAGTCAGACATCTCCCCTGCCTCAAAGAAATATATCAGAGAACAATTATTTGGCAAACTATAGAGAAGAAGCTTCTCCTTCCTCAACCATCAAAAGCATCCTTAAGTCTCCAGGCATTTGCCCCACAGCATGTAAATGTGATATATGTTATTCTATACAATCTAGAGCTGAGAAAGCAAGTGCATTTACCCAGCGCCAGATGCGTGATATAGAAAATTTAGCAAACAACCTTTTAAGTGAACTCAATTCAATGCGGACTATTGTTGAAGAAAATCTGAATTCTGAAGCAGTTCGGCTTACAGTAGAGGAG ATGAAAGGTGCTGCTGCTAGTGCTCTAGAAGCCGAGGAAACAACAAAAAAATGGATTGCTATGATGTCTCGTGATTGTAACCGTTTTTGTCAAATCATG CAACGTTCTGTTGACAAAAAACCCAGTTTTTCAATTGATTGCGAAAAGCAACAAAAAAAGATCATTTTTGCAGATGAAGCTGGCAAGGAACTTTGCCATTTTAAGATTTTTGAAAATGACGAGAAAGAGGAGAACCGACAAATGGAGGATTGCCTATGA